The following proteins come from a genomic window of Pleuronectes platessa chromosome 2, fPlePla1.1, whole genome shotgun sequence:
- the LOC128449387 gene encoding protein-glutamine gamma-glutamyltransferase E isoform X1, whose amino-acid sequence MTEEAPTSSAGMTEEVKEFILKDVNLHCPTNNFSHHTSDISLTELFVRRGLAFTLTLTLSQPFKPKLYPLTMVAMTGLVTSEEQGTISYFGIPDSVIRSPSAKAVWKAALEEEKSSPEKGVLVLNITPPANAPIGAYVLTGKYREEEMLLAKPVVFFNPWCPDDTVYLSDEKERQEYVMSEQGIIYGGSGNYIFGRTWDFGQFEDDMARICIKLLDVNPKHAENPADDVCSRSDPVYVSRVISAMINSEGDHGVVMGRWGGPFAGGYKPTHWTGSHAILKRWYDYGCQPVKYGQCWVFAGVMCSVMRLLGIPCRVVTNFESAHDTNKNLIIDVYYADYGVTEKKSPDSVWNYHVWVEGWMKRPDLEEGDKYDGWQVLDPTPQETSNGVYCCGPASVKAIRSGNIDLKYDIPFIFAEVNADCVDWLVKADGSKMKLFSDTKRIGQNISTKSVGLRKRRNITDTYKHREGSDKERDVFKYALTRDLTIDMEEGVSGVETENDTGAENQTGGAGEEIEGNGAVIDTSGGAGEETEGNGAVIDTSGGAGEETEGNGAVIDTSGGAGEETEGNGAVIDTSGGAGEGIPEVTPPSDVSMRFEELSKPMNGKDVSMKLLLHSKSTSSRLLSINISVQAMGYNGSSAGNIQSEVKEETMQPGTELSVPILVPFSAYHKLMVECDSMKVTAMVNDKYKPEQVYLAENDIVLTDPPFTLTVSSTTRLQQETSGVLIFKNPVDETLTGCTLTLSGSGIFKKEEDCRLPDLAPKQQFRINIFFYPYKTGKKMITAVFDCSTFRDIQATCKIEVKE is encoded by the exons ATGACAGAAGAGGCTCCCACGAGTTCTGCAGGCATGACGGAGGAGGTTAAAGAATTTA TCTTGAAGGACGTGAACCTCCACTGTCCGACCAACAACTTCTCCCACCACACCAGTGACATCTCCCTGACGGAGCTGTTTGTGAGGCGAGGTCTGGCCTTCACTCTGACCCTCACTCTGTCGCAGCCTTTCAAACCAAAACTTTACCCGCTCACCATGGTCGCAATGACAG GTTTGGTTACATCCGAGGAACAGGGCACAATTTCGTACTTTGGTATCCCCGACAGCGTGATCCGGTCACCGTCAGCAAAGGCTGTGTGGAAGGCAGCGCTTGAGGAGGAGAAGTCCTCCCCAGAGAAAGGCGTCTTGGTTCTAAACATCACCCCCCCGGCTAACGCCCCCATAGGAGCGTATGTACTCACTGGGAAATACAGGGAAGAGGAAATGTTGCTGGCAAAGCCGGTGGTGTTCTTCAACCCCTGGTGTCCTG ATGACACGGTGTATCTATCTGACGAGAAGGAAAGACAAGAGTATGTGATGAGTGAACAAGGAATCATCTACGGAGGATCTGGAAACTACATCTTTGGCCGCACGTGGGACTTCGGACAG TTTGAGGACGACATGGCGAGGATTTGTATTAAGTTGCTGGACGTTAACCCAAAACACGCGGAAAACCCAGCTGACGATGTCTGTAGTCGCTCTGATCCCGTCTACGTCAGCCGTGTGATCAGCGCCATG ATCAACTCTGAGGGCGACCATGGCGTTGTGATGGGAAGGTGGGGGGGTCCGTTTGCCGGCGGGTATAAACCCACTCACTGGACCGGCAGCCACGCCATCCTCAAACGCTGGTACGACTATGGCTGCCAACCGGTCAAATACGGCCAGTGCTGGGTGTTTGCTGGCGTGATGTGTTCAG TGATGCGTCTGCTGGGCATCCCCTGCCGCGTGGTCACCAACTTCGAGTCAGCCCACGACACTAACAAAAATCTGATCATCGACGTGTACTACGCAGACTACGGTGTCACAGAGAAAAAATCTCCTGATAGTGTTTG GAACTACCATGTGTGGGTGGAGGGCTGGATGAAACGTCCAGACCTGGAGGAAGGTGATAAGTACGACGGCTGGCAAGTTCTGGATCCGACACCACAGGAGACGAGCAACG GTGTTTACTGCTGCGGTCCAGCCTCGGTCAAAGCCATCCGGAGCGGAAACATCGACCTGAAGTACGACATCCCGTTCATCTTCGCTGAGGTCAACGCGGACTGTGTGGACTGGCTG GTCAAAGCTGACGGCTCGAAAATGAAGTTATTCTCCGACACCAAGAGAATCGGTCAGAACATCTCCACCAAGTCTGTCGGcttgagaaagaggaggaacatcACCGACACGTACAAGCACAGGGAGG GGTCCGACAAGGAGAGGGACGTCTTCAAGTACGCCCTCACCAGAGACCTCACCATAGACATGGAGGAGGGGGTCAGCGGGGTGGAGACGGAGAATGACACAGGAGCAGAGAATCAGACGggaggagcaggtgaagagATTGAGGGGAACGGGGCAGTGATCGATACCTCGggaggagcaggtgaagagACGGAGGGGAACGGGGCAGTGATCGATACCTCGggaggagcaggtgaagagACGGAGGGGAACGGGGCAGTGATCGATACCTCGggaggagcaggtgaagagACGGAGGGGAACGGGGCAGTGATCGATACCTCGGGAGGAGCAGGTGAGGGCATCCCGGAAGTCACGCCACCCTCCGATGTGTCCATGCGATTTGAGGAG TTGTCCAAACCAATGAACGGGAAGGACGTGAGCATGAAGCTGTTGCTTCACAGCAAGTCCACTTCCTCCAGGCTGCTGTCCATCAACATCAGCGTCCAGGCCATGGGCTACAACGGCTCCTCGGCCGGGAACATCCAGTccgaggtgaaggaggagaccATGCAGCCTGGGACAG AACTGTCTGTCCCCATCCTGGTCCCGTTCTCGGCCTATCACAAGCTCATGGTGGAGTGTGACAGCATGAAGGTCACAGCCATGGTCAATGACAAATACAAGCCGGAGCAAGTCTACCTGGCGGAGAATGACATTGTGCTGACGGATCCTCCTTTCACCTTAACA gtttCCAGTACGACCAGACTGCAACAAGAAACCAGTGGAGTATTGATTTTCAAGAACCCGGTAGACGAGACGCTGACGGGATGCACACTGACTCTGTCTGGAAGTGGAATatttaaaaaggaggaggactgcag GCTCCCGGACCTGGCACCAAAACAACAGTTCCGTATCAACATCTTCTTTTATCCCTACAAGACGGGAAAGAAGATGATCACGGCCGTCTTCGACTGCTCCACCTTCAGGGACATCCAGGCCACCTGCAAGATCGAGGTCAAAGAGTAA
- the LOC128449387 gene encoding protein-glutamine gamma-glutamyltransferase E isoform X2, translated as MTEEAPTSSAGMTEEVKEFILKDVNLHCPTNNFSHHTSDISLTELFVRRGLAFTLTLTLSQPFKPKLYPLTMVAMTGLVTSEEQGTISYFGIPDSVIRSPSAKAVWKAALEEEKSSPEKGVLVLNITPPANAPIGAYVLTGKYREEEMLLAKPVVFFNPWCPDDTVYLSDEKERQEYVMSEQGIIYGGSGNYIFGRTWDFGQFEDDMARICIKLLDVNPKHAENPADDVCSRSDPVYVSRVISAMINSEGDHGVVMGRWGGPFAGGYKPTHWTGSHAILKRWYDYGCQPVKYGQCWVFAGVMCSVMRLLGIPCRVVTNFESAHDTNKNLIIDVYYADYGVTEKKSPDSVWNYHVWVEGWMKRPDLEEGDKYDGWQVLDPTPQETSNGVYCCGPASVKAIRSGNIDLKYDIPFIFAEVNADCVDWLVKADGSKMKLFSDTKRIGQNISTKSVGLRKRRNITDTYKHREGSDKERDVFKYALTRDLTIDMEEGVSGVETENDTGAENQTGGAGEETEGNGAVIDTSGGAGEETEGNGAVIDTSGGAGEGIPEVTPPSDVSMRFEELSKPMNGKDVSMKLLLHSKSTSSRLLSINISVQAMGYNGSSAGNIQSEVKEETMQPGTELSVPILVPFSAYHKLMVECDSMKVTAMVNDKYKPEQVYLAENDIVLTDPPFTLTVSSTTRLQQETSGVLIFKNPVDETLTGCTLTLSGSGIFKKEEDCRLPDLAPKQQFRINIFFYPYKTGKKMITAVFDCSTFRDIQATCKIEVKE; from the exons ATGACAGAAGAGGCTCCCACGAGTTCTGCAGGCATGACGGAGGAGGTTAAAGAATTTA TCTTGAAGGACGTGAACCTCCACTGTCCGACCAACAACTTCTCCCACCACACCAGTGACATCTCCCTGACGGAGCTGTTTGTGAGGCGAGGTCTGGCCTTCACTCTGACCCTCACTCTGTCGCAGCCTTTCAAACCAAAACTTTACCCGCTCACCATGGTCGCAATGACAG GTTTGGTTACATCCGAGGAACAGGGCACAATTTCGTACTTTGGTATCCCCGACAGCGTGATCCGGTCACCGTCAGCAAAGGCTGTGTGGAAGGCAGCGCTTGAGGAGGAGAAGTCCTCCCCAGAGAAAGGCGTCTTGGTTCTAAACATCACCCCCCCGGCTAACGCCCCCATAGGAGCGTATGTACTCACTGGGAAATACAGGGAAGAGGAAATGTTGCTGGCAAAGCCGGTGGTGTTCTTCAACCCCTGGTGTCCTG ATGACACGGTGTATCTATCTGACGAGAAGGAAAGACAAGAGTATGTGATGAGTGAACAAGGAATCATCTACGGAGGATCTGGAAACTACATCTTTGGCCGCACGTGGGACTTCGGACAG TTTGAGGACGACATGGCGAGGATTTGTATTAAGTTGCTGGACGTTAACCCAAAACACGCGGAAAACCCAGCTGACGATGTCTGTAGTCGCTCTGATCCCGTCTACGTCAGCCGTGTGATCAGCGCCATG ATCAACTCTGAGGGCGACCATGGCGTTGTGATGGGAAGGTGGGGGGGTCCGTTTGCCGGCGGGTATAAACCCACTCACTGGACCGGCAGCCACGCCATCCTCAAACGCTGGTACGACTATGGCTGCCAACCGGTCAAATACGGCCAGTGCTGGGTGTTTGCTGGCGTGATGTGTTCAG TGATGCGTCTGCTGGGCATCCCCTGCCGCGTGGTCACCAACTTCGAGTCAGCCCACGACACTAACAAAAATCTGATCATCGACGTGTACTACGCAGACTACGGTGTCACAGAGAAAAAATCTCCTGATAGTGTTTG GAACTACCATGTGTGGGTGGAGGGCTGGATGAAACGTCCAGACCTGGAGGAAGGTGATAAGTACGACGGCTGGCAAGTTCTGGATCCGACACCACAGGAGACGAGCAACG GTGTTTACTGCTGCGGTCCAGCCTCGGTCAAAGCCATCCGGAGCGGAAACATCGACCTGAAGTACGACATCCCGTTCATCTTCGCTGAGGTCAACGCGGACTGTGTGGACTGGCTG GTCAAAGCTGACGGCTCGAAAATGAAGTTATTCTCCGACACCAAGAGAATCGGTCAGAACATCTCCACCAAGTCTGTCGGcttgagaaagaggaggaacatcACCGACACGTACAAGCACAGGGAGG GGTCCGACAAGGAGAGGGACGTCTTCAAGTACGCCCTCACCAGAGACCTCACCATAGACATGGAGGAGGGGGTCAGCGGGGTGGAGACGGAGAATGACACAGGAGCAGAGAATCAGACGggaggagcag gtgaagagACGGAGGGGAACGGGGCAGTGATCGATACCTCGggaggagcaggtgaagagACGGAGGGGAACGGGGCAGTGATCGATACCTCGGGAGGAGCAGGTGAGGGCATCCCGGAAGTCACGCCACCCTCCGATGTGTCCATGCGATTTGAGGAG TTGTCCAAACCAATGAACGGGAAGGACGTGAGCATGAAGCTGTTGCTTCACAGCAAGTCCACTTCCTCCAGGCTGCTGTCCATCAACATCAGCGTCCAGGCCATGGGCTACAACGGCTCCTCGGCCGGGAACATCCAGTccgaggtgaaggaggagaccATGCAGCCTGGGACAG AACTGTCTGTCCCCATCCTGGTCCCGTTCTCGGCCTATCACAAGCTCATGGTGGAGTGTGACAGCATGAAGGTCACAGCCATGGTCAATGACAAATACAAGCCGGAGCAAGTCTACCTGGCGGAGAATGACATTGTGCTGACGGATCCTCCTTTCACCTTAACA gtttCCAGTACGACCAGACTGCAACAAGAAACCAGTGGAGTATTGATTTTCAAGAACCCGGTAGACGAGACGCTGACGGGATGCACACTGACTCTGTCTGGAAGTGGAATatttaaaaaggaggaggactgcag GCTCCCGGACCTGGCACCAAAACAACAGTTCCGTATCAACATCTTCTTTTATCCCTACAAGACGGGAAAGAAGATGATCACGGCCGTCTTCGACTGCTCCACCTTCAGGGACATCCAGGCCACCTGCAAGATCGAGGTCAAAGAGTAA
- the tomm34 gene encoding mitochondrial import receptor subunit TOM34 — translation MPQKQKSRRSWLELKQAGNERFKTGQYGEASGLYSEAIRELEKASEKKPEDLAILYSNRAASYLKEGNCAECVKDCNMSLELQPFNVKSLLRRAAASEAQERYRLAYVDYKTALQIDCNIAAAHEGTNRMSKALTESDGPSWREKLPPIPTVPLSIREKLNQHTTNNILIPTQAQQQNGSREAKKKAPSEKNVKKAQAQKEEGNALVKKGEFRKAIEKYSQSIKNNPTEITTYTNRALCYLSVKQYSDAVRDCDDALMIDSGNIKALYRRAQAHKELQDPTCVDDLNNLLHVDPKNVAALKLLEEVQMMK, via the exons ATGCCTCAGAAACAGAAATCCCGGCGCTCCTGGTTGGAGTTGAAACAAGCTGGAAACGAGCGCTTCAAGACGGGTCAGTATGGAGAGGCCAGCGGGCTGTACAGCGAGGCCATCCGGGAGCTGGAGAAGGCCA GTGAAAAGAAGCCGGAGGATTTGGCCATTTTGTACTCGAACCGTGCAGCCAGCTACTTGAAGGAAGGGAACTGTGCAGAGTGTGTGAAGGACTGCAACAT gtctctggagctgcagccgTTTAACGTGAAGTCTCTGCTTCGCCGTGCGGCTGCGTCTGAGGCGCAGGAGCGATACCGGCTGGCGTACGTGGACTACAAGACGGCTCTGCAGATCGACTGCAACATCGCAGCCGCTCACGAGGGAACCAACAG GATGTCGAAGGCGCTCACAGAGTCGGACGGTCCCTCATGGAGAGAAAAGCTTCCTCCCATCCCCACGGTTCCTCTGTCCATCAGAGAGAAGCTCAACCAGCACACGACAAACAACATCCTGATACCAACCCAGGCCCAGCAACAGAACGGCAGCAGGGAAGCaaagaaaaagg CTCCCAGTGAGAAGAACGTGAAGAAAGCTCAGGCCCAGAAAGAAGAAGGTAACGCTCtggtgaagaaaggagagttcAGAAAGGCCATAGAGAAATACAGCCAGAGCATCAAGAACAACCCCACTGAGATCACCACCTACACCAACCG ggcgcTGTGTTACCTGTCAGTGAAGCAGTACAGCGACGCTGTCAGAGACTGTGACGACGCTCTGATGATTGACAGCGGCAACATCAAGGCTCTCTACAGGAGAGCTCAGGCTCACAAGGAACTCCAG gaTCCGACGTGTGTGGACGACCTGAACAACCTGCTGCACGTGGATCCAAAGAACGTGGCTGCACTGAAGCTGCTGGAGGAAGTGCAGATGATGAAGTGA
- the LOC128449387 gene encoding protein-glutamine gamma-glutamyltransferase 2 isoform X3 — MVAMTGLVTSEEQGTISYFGIPDSVIRSPSAKAVWKAALEEEKSSPEKGVLVLNITPPANAPIGAYVLTGKYREEEMLLAKPVVFFNPWCPDDTVYLSDEKERQEYVMSEQGIIYGGSGNYIFGRTWDFGQFEDDMARICIKLLDVNPKHAENPADDVCSRSDPVYVSRVISAMINSEGDHGVVMGRWGGPFAGGYKPTHWTGSHAILKRWYDYGCQPVKYGQCWVFAGVMCSVMRLLGIPCRVVTNFESAHDTNKNLIIDVYYADYGVTEKKSPDSVWNYHVWVEGWMKRPDLEEGDKYDGWQVLDPTPQETSNGVYCCGPASVKAIRSGNIDLKYDIPFIFAEVNADCVDWLVKADGSKMKLFSDTKRIGQNISTKSVGLRKRRNITDTYKHREGSDKERDVFKYALTRDLTIDMEEGVSGVETENDTGAENQTGGAGEEIEGNGAVIDTSGGAGEETEGNGAVIDTSGGAGEETEGNGAVIDTSGGAGEETEGNGAVIDTSGGAGEGIPEVTPPSDVSMRFEELSKPMNGKDVSMKLLLHSKSTSSRLLSINISVQAMGYNGSSAGNIQSEVKEETMQPGTELSVPILVPFSAYHKLMVECDSMKVTAMVNDKYKPEQVYLAENDIVLTDPPFTLTVSSTTRLQQETSGVLIFKNPVDETLTGCTLTLSGSGIFKKEEDCRLPDLAPKQQFRINIFFYPYKTGKKMITAVFDCSTFRDIQATCKIEVKE; from the exons ATGGTCGCAATGACAG GTTTGGTTACATCCGAGGAACAGGGCACAATTTCGTACTTTGGTATCCCCGACAGCGTGATCCGGTCACCGTCAGCAAAGGCTGTGTGGAAGGCAGCGCTTGAGGAGGAGAAGTCCTCCCCAGAGAAAGGCGTCTTGGTTCTAAACATCACCCCCCCGGCTAACGCCCCCATAGGAGCGTATGTACTCACTGGGAAATACAGGGAAGAGGAAATGTTGCTGGCAAAGCCGGTGGTGTTCTTCAACCCCTGGTGTCCTG ATGACACGGTGTATCTATCTGACGAGAAGGAAAGACAAGAGTATGTGATGAGTGAACAAGGAATCATCTACGGAGGATCTGGAAACTACATCTTTGGCCGCACGTGGGACTTCGGACAG TTTGAGGACGACATGGCGAGGATTTGTATTAAGTTGCTGGACGTTAACCCAAAACACGCGGAAAACCCAGCTGACGATGTCTGTAGTCGCTCTGATCCCGTCTACGTCAGCCGTGTGATCAGCGCCATG ATCAACTCTGAGGGCGACCATGGCGTTGTGATGGGAAGGTGGGGGGGTCCGTTTGCCGGCGGGTATAAACCCACTCACTGGACCGGCAGCCACGCCATCCTCAAACGCTGGTACGACTATGGCTGCCAACCGGTCAAATACGGCCAGTGCTGGGTGTTTGCTGGCGTGATGTGTTCAG TGATGCGTCTGCTGGGCATCCCCTGCCGCGTGGTCACCAACTTCGAGTCAGCCCACGACACTAACAAAAATCTGATCATCGACGTGTACTACGCAGACTACGGTGTCACAGAGAAAAAATCTCCTGATAGTGTTTG GAACTACCATGTGTGGGTGGAGGGCTGGATGAAACGTCCAGACCTGGAGGAAGGTGATAAGTACGACGGCTGGCAAGTTCTGGATCCGACACCACAGGAGACGAGCAACG GTGTTTACTGCTGCGGTCCAGCCTCGGTCAAAGCCATCCGGAGCGGAAACATCGACCTGAAGTACGACATCCCGTTCATCTTCGCTGAGGTCAACGCGGACTGTGTGGACTGGCTG GTCAAAGCTGACGGCTCGAAAATGAAGTTATTCTCCGACACCAAGAGAATCGGTCAGAACATCTCCACCAAGTCTGTCGGcttgagaaagaggaggaacatcACCGACACGTACAAGCACAGGGAGG GGTCCGACAAGGAGAGGGACGTCTTCAAGTACGCCCTCACCAGAGACCTCACCATAGACATGGAGGAGGGGGTCAGCGGGGTGGAGACGGAGAATGACACAGGAGCAGAGAATCAGACGggaggagcaggtgaagagATTGAGGGGAACGGGGCAGTGATCGATACCTCGggaggagcaggtgaagagACGGAGGGGAACGGGGCAGTGATCGATACCTCGggaggagcaggtgaagagACGGAGGGGAACGGGGCAGTGATCGATACCTCGggaggagcaggtgaagagACGGAGGGGAACGGGGCAGTGATCGATACCTCGGGAGGAGCAGGTGAGGGCATCCCGGAAGTCACGCCACCCTCCGATGTGTCCATGCGATTTGAGGAG TTGTCCAAACCAATGAACGGGAAGGACGTGAGCATGAAGCTGTTGCTTCACAGCAAGTCCACTTCCTCCAGGCTGCTGTCCATCAACATCAGCGTCCAGGCCATGGGCTACAACGGCTCCTCGGCCGGGAACATCCAGTccgaggtgaaggaggagaccATGCAGCCTGGGACAG AACTGTCTGTCCCCATCCTGGTCCCGTTCTCGGCCTATCACAAGCTCATGGTGGAGTGTGACAGCATGAAGGTCACAGCCATGGTCAATGACAAATACAAGCCGGAGCAAGTCTACCTGGCGGAGAATGACATTGTGCTGACGGATCCTCCTTTCACCTTAACA gtttCCAGTACGACCAGACTGCAACAAGAAACCAGTGGAGTATTGATTTTCAAGAACCCGGTAGACGAGACGCTGACGGGATGCACACTGACTCTGTCTGGAAGTGGAATatttaaaaaggaggaggactgcag GCTCCCGGACCTGGCACCAAAACAACAGTTCCGTATCAACATCTTCTTTTATCCCTACAAGACGGGAAAGAAGATGATCACGGCCGTCTTCGACTGCTCCACCTTCAGGGACATCCAGGCCACCTGCAAGATCGAGGTCAAAGAGTAA